A window from Atribacterota bacterium encodes these proteins:
- the lspA gene encoding signal peptidase II, translated as MFLHNKTVLIIFISAICIGFDQISKYAAKSLIKPGTIISLLGDTIRLQLAKNEGAFLSMGSSFSHEFRFLVFTILVSVMLFLLLIYYFSSKSLSALSYLSLALIISGGFSNLIDRIIHKGVVIDFLNFGIGNLRTGILNIADMAITFGVILLIYSFIVKTEL; from the coding sequence ATGTTTTTACATAACAAGACAGTCTTAATAATATTTATATCTGCTATTTGCATCGGATTTGACCAAATCAGCAAATATGCTGCAAAATCTTTGATAAAACCTGGTACAATAATCAGTTTATTAGGAGATACAATAAGACTGCAACTGGCAAAAAATGAAGGTGCTTTTTTGAGTATGGGCTCATCATTTTCTCATGAATTCAGATTCTTAGTCTTTACTATATTAGTATCTGTAATGTTGTTTCTTCTTTTAATTTACTATTTCTCCTCTAAGTCATTATCAGCTTTATCATATCTATCTCTGGCTTTGATAATCAGTGGTGGTTTTAGTAATCTGATCGACCGCATCATCCATAAAGGAGTAGTCATAGATTTTCTTAATTTCGGAATAGGCAATTTAAGGACTGGCATTCTTAACATAGCAGACATGGCAATTACTTTTGGAGTAATACTTCTGATTTATTCCTTTATAGTAAAAACTGAGTTATAA
- a CDS encoding hemolysin III family protein, with product MNMAYQEKANTITHGIGTLLSIIGLFILLDMALHKGSYWHIVSFTIYGSTLVILYLASTIYHGLPENKTKKTFQIFDHSAIFLLIAGSYTPITLISLHGSWGWTLFGLVWGIALMGIFMKILLFKKTQVISVFLYLIMGLLIISATKPLLKAVPVNMLLWIVGGGFLYLFGVFFFLAPKIRYHHTIWHLFVLGGSITHFFAILLYLA from the coding sequence ATGAATATGGCTTATCAGGAAAAGGCAAATACCATCACCCATGGCATTGGAACCCTGCTAAGTATTATCGGTCTTTTTATCCTTCTTGATATGGCTCTTCATAAAGGAAGTTATTGGCATATAGTAAGCTTTACGATTTATGGTTCAACGCTGGTGATTCTTTACCTTGCGTCAACTATTTATCATGGTTTACCGGAGAACAAAACAAAAAAGACCTTTCAGATTTTTGACCATTCAGCAATATTTCTCCTAATTGCCGGCTCTTATACTCCAATCACCCTTATCTCCCTGCATGGTTCCTGGGGATGGACTCTTTTTGGTTTAGTGTGGGGAATCGCCTTGATGGGTATATTTATGAAAATATTATTATTTAAAAAGACTCAAGTTATTTCTGTATTTCTATATCTGATTATGGGGCTACTTATAATTTCAGCGACCAAGCCATTACTTAAAGCTGTTCCCGTAAATATGCTATTATGGATTGTTGGTGGGGGATTTTTATATTTATTCGGGGTATTCTTTTTTTTGGCACCAAAAATACGTTATCACCATACTATCTGGCATTTGTTTGTGCTGGGAGGGAGTATAACTCACTTTTTTGCCATCCTGCTTTATCTTGCTTAA